The following are encoded in a window of Flavobacterium cupriresistens genomic DNA:
- a CDS encoding LacI family DNA-binding transcriptional regulator has protein sequence MNDTKLIDIASALGISVTTVSKALKGYTDISQSTRAKVIEMADKMNYMPNSVAVNLRTNETKTIGVIVPATVHHFFSSVLNGILEEAEERGYMVIILQSSEKYELEKKQVALLLQKRVDGILMSLSNETDDFSHINEAIRKKTPVVLFDKIAKRVDCSKVVINDMKAAYDAVTYLIEKGYKKIAHFRGSYVPQNSIDRFLGYKKALEDHNIVYDPSLVYVCDHNTDFEDGYENAKKLIEDHDDVDAVFAITDLVAIGIIKYFNDNKIKTPEQVAVFGFSNWFMSTVISPKLTTIDQPGYDIGYRAAAILIDEITQLKEHLPVVHQTVVLPTYIIERESTQRTL, from the coding sequence ATGAATGATACAAAATTAATTGATATCGCTTCGGCATTAGGAATTTCTGTCACCACCGTTTCGAAAGCTCTGAAAGGTTATACAGACATTAGCCAAAGTACTCGCGCAAAAGTAATTGAGATGGCAGATAAGATGAACTATATGCCTAACTCTGTTGCCGTAAACCTCAGGACTAATGAAACCAAAACTATCGGAGTCATCGTTCCTGCGACCGTGCATCACTTTTTTTCGAGCGTTCTAAACGGAATTTTAGAAGAAGCCGAAGAAAGAGGCTACATGGTTATTATTCTGCAGTCAAGTGAAAAATATGAGTTGGAGAAAAAGCAGGTCGCCTTATTGCTTCAAAAAAGAGTAGATGGTATTTTGATGTCTCTTTCAAACGAAACCGATGATTTTTCGCATATCAATGAAGCTATTCGAAAAAAGACTCCTGTGGTTTTATTTGATAAAATTGCCAAAAGGGTTGATTGTTCAAAGGTTGTAATTAATGACATGAAGGCCGCATATGATGCTGTAACTTATTTAATAGAAAAAGGATATAAAAAGATCGCTCATTTTCGCGGTTCTTATGTTCCTCAGAATTCCATCGATCGCTTTCTAGGATACAAAAAGGCATTAGAAGATCATAATATAGTATACGATCCATCTTTGGTCTACGTTTGCGATCACAATACAGATTTTGAAGATGGTTATGAGAATGCCAAAAAATTAATAGAAGACCACGATGATGTAGATGCCGTTTTTGCCATCACAGATTTGGTTGCTATTGGAATTATTAAATATTTCAACGACAACAAAATAAAAACCCCGGAGCAAGTCGCTGTTTTTGGATTCAGCAACTGGTTCATGAGTACGGTAATTTCACCTAAACTAACTACTATCGACCAACCCGGCTATGATATTGGTTATCGTGCTGCTGCAATATTAATTGATGAAATCACACAACTCAAAGAACATCTTCCGGTAGTGCATCAGACAGTTGTATTGCCTACTTACATTATTGAAAGGGAGTCTACGCAGAGAACTTTGTAA
- a CDS encoding TonB-dependent receptor, with protein sequence MKPINAYLGRLFLMLCLISVPNHLLAQEKNTVSGKVFDETGQTIPGANVSLKGSDQNVITDVNGSYLFSNVTAGSYTISATNVGYKSFEKKITVKDGESVKEDLFLETESQSLKEVVVTGSSSPRSKLESSVAITTMGAKAIEDRAPISTAALLQTIPGFVVEASGGEIGNNLFARGIPSAGAYEYVQIQEDGLPVFEDGALQFANADTFYRLDETVSKMEAVRGGSASIFANNAPGGIINFISKTGQNEFQGRAKFSTSDYGMFRTDLNLSGALIQDKLFFNVGGFYRADNGVRNTGFTANKGGQIKGNLTYKFDDGDYLRVNFKHLNDRNTFYLPIPLKSNNGKIEGIDGFNPNYGTLTSANFSHLNVPQYGGGTFTADLEDGSHPVINSIGAEFKKKISDKVTFKNAFKQTAIDLNYNAIFPNGGPWTQDFYATDIQKTTAGNLAYTYVDNGAAVDPNALIMRADHWYIQKKMNNFANNFSFSFDLDPVKLTAGYYYSNWKSNQYWNWNSYLVNVSDNPRLLNVKDNTTGVDHTWNGVERITWLERDAQTKSVLNDIYADAEIKATDNLTFNAGLRYNKDKYSGYRDNARFFAENLGVLDNNTADDAVTTVKGNPYTYWRYDVSEWSYTAAGNYKFNDNMASYIRYSQGFRSPIEESFYDNAADLSKLENTKVNQLELGYKYSGSFFTVNANVFHMNLKNVAFTDILSDGSSENKFADVNNIGLEVETNARYEMVKLNFTFTVQKPEYDKFTGTNADGSTFDFNGNTARRIPKFFCNLRPEVDITKDFTAYVQFSYYDKKFTNQDNKQVLPAYKEVGAGLNYTYNNLRFAVDTSNLFNEIGLTEGDPRQTTSAASDVFMARPILGRAFRFSVAVNF encoded by the coding sequence ATGAAACCAATTAATGCGTATCTAGGCAGACTATTTTTAATGTTGTGCCTAATTTCTGTTCCCAACCATTTGTTGGCACAGGAGAAGAATACTGTTTCCGGAAAAGTATTCGACGAAACCGGACAAACTATTCCGGGAGCAAATGTATCCTTAAAAGGAAGCGATCAAAATGTGATCACAGATGTAAACGGAAGTTATTTATTTTCGAATGTTACTGCCGGAAGTTATACCATTTCAGCAACAAATGTGGGGTATAAAAGCTTCGAGAAAAAAATTACGGTAAAAGATGGAGAGTCAGTGAAGGAAGACCTGTTTTTAGAAACGGAATCACAGAGCCTGAAAGAAGTAGTGGTTACAGGATCATCCAGTCCACGATCTAAATTAGAATCGAGTGTCGCAATTACAACGATGGGAGCAAAGGCTATTGAAGACCGAGCCCCAATAAGTACCGCAGCTTTACTTCAAACCATTCCGGGATTCGTAGTAGAAGCCTCGGGAGGAGAAATTGGAAACAACCTTTTTGCAAGAGGGATTCCATCAGCAGGAGCTTATGAATATGTACAAATTCAGGAAGACGGATTACCGGTTTTTGAAGATGGAGCGTTGCAGTTTGCCAATGCCGATACTTTTTACAGGTTAGATGAGACCGTTAGTAAAATGGAAGCAGTACGCGGAGGATCAGCTTCGATATTTGCGAACAATGCTCCGGGTGGAATCATCAATTTTATCTCCAAAACAGGGCAAAATGAGTTTCAGGGAAGAGCTAAATTTTCGACCTCGGATTACGGGATGTTCAGAACCGACCTTAATTTATCAGGTGCTTTAATTCAAGATAAATTATTCTTTAATGTTGGCGGTTTTTACAGAGCTGATAATGGAGTAAGAAATACAGGTTTCACTGCTAATAAAGGAGGTCAGATCAAAGGAAATTTGACTTATAAATTTGATGATGGAGATTATTTAAGAGTTAATTTCAAACATCTTAATGACAGAAATACGTTTTATCTGCCAATACCCTTAAAAAGTAATAACGGAAAAATTGAAGGCATAGACGGTTTCAATCCAAATTATGGAACGCTGACTTCTGCAAATTTCAGTCATTTGAATGTTCCGCAATACGGTGGTGGCACTTTTACTGCCGATTTAGAAGATGGTTCACATCCTGTTATCAATTCAATTGGAGCGGAGTTTAAAAAGAAAATATCTGATAAAGTGACATTCAAAAATGCATTCAAACAAACGGCAATCGATTTGAATTACAATGCAATTTTTCCTAACGGAGGTCCGTGGACGCAAGATTTTTATGCGACCGATATTCAAAAAACCACTGCTGGTAATTTAGCTTATACTTATGTAGATAATGGGGCTGCTGTTGATCCAAATGCACTAATTATGAGAGCAGATCATTGGTACATTCAGAAAAAAATGAACAATTTTGCGAATAATTTCTCTTTCTCATTTGATTTAGACCCTGTGAAATTGACCGCAGGATACTATTATTCGAATTGGAAATCGAATCAATACTGGAACTGGAATTCGTATCTGGTTAATGTTTCAGACAACCCAAGACTTTTAAATGTAAAAGACAATACAACCGGGGTAGACCACACGTGGAATGGAGTTGAAAGAATCACTTGGTTAGAAAGAGACGCGCAAACCAAAAGTGTTTTAAATGACATATATGCCGACGCAGAAATTAAAGCCACTGATAATCTTACTTTTAATGCCGGTTTACGCTACAATAAAGACAAATATTCAGGTTATAGAGACAATGCCCGATTCTTTGCCGAAAACTTAGGGGTTTTAGACAACAATACCGCCGATGATGCTGTGACAACCGTAAAAGGAAATCCGTATACCTATTGGAGATATGATGTGAGTGAATGGTCCTATACTGCCGCCGGAAATTATAAATTCAACGATAATATGGCTTCTTATATTCGTTATAGTCAAGGTTTCAGATCTCCAATTGAAGAATCGTTTTATGACAACGCTGCTGATTTAAGCAAGCTGGAAAATACAAAAGTGAATCAATTAGAACTTGGTTACAAATATTCAGGTTCGTTTTTTACTGTGAATGCCAATGTATTCCATATGAATTTGAAAAATGTCGCTTTTACCGATATTTTATCGGACGGAAGTTCTGAAAACAAGTTTGCTGACGTGAACAATATCGGTCTTGAAGTAGAAACCAATGCCAGATACGAGATGGTAAAACTGAATTTTACGTTCACTGTTCAAAAGCCAGAATATGATAAGTTTACCGGTACAAATGCAGACGGTTCTACCTTTGATTTTAATGGAAATACAGCCCGAAGAATCCCTAAATTCTTCTGTAATTTAAGACCGGAAGTAGATATTACAAAAGATTTTACAGCTTATGTACAATTCTCTTATTACGATAAAAAATTCACCAATCAAGATAATAAGCAGGTTTTACCAGCCTATAAAGAAGTTGGGGCAGGTTTAAATTATACGTACAACAACCTTCGTTTTGCGGTTGATACATCGAATTTATTCAATGAAATCGGTTTAACAGAAGGCGATCCGAGACAAACTACATCAGCAGCAAGCGATGTGTTTATGGCAAGACCAATTTTGGGACGCGCTTTTAGATTCTCAGTAGCCGTTAATTTTTAA
- a CDS encoding MFS transporter has translation MKNLGIKISLYLNYFVFAILLNSVGIVILKSQKNYGVDEVQASILEAFKDMPIAIVSFFIASFLPRIGYKKAMLTGLALVTLACISMYFGNSFDNAKILFATVGVSFALIKVSVYSLIGTVTESQKEHNALMSSIEGVFMIGIALAYFLFPAFNDESNPDSWLNVYWFLAGLSLLSFLFLFFTKFEETKVTAGANFTDDFLQMFKLIAKTLTVVFVISVFLFVMIEQGILSWLPTFNTKVLHLPENISIMMASILAISLAIGRLVAGIVTKKINWIWVLSFCVVAAMLIVYFVLPNVVGLEVKNINSLSDIPLIGFAFPLIGLFIAPIYPLLNSIVLSSLPKNLQSSMTGLIVIFSALGGTLGSRITGWLFKNEGPEKAFYFTLIPMFLLLISFFILKKITSKNEI, from the coding sequence ATGAAAAACCTGGGAATTAAAATATCACTTTATCTGAACTACTTTGTCTTTGCTATTTTATTGAATAGCGTAGGGATTGTAATTCTTAAATCACAAAAAAATTACGGAGTAGACGAAGTACAGGCCAGTATTCTAGAGGCTTTTAAGGATATGCCTATAGCTATTGTCTCTTTTTTTATAGCCTCATTTCTGCCTCGGATCGGTTACAAAAAAGCAATGCTGACAGGTTTGGCATTGGTCACTCTGGCCTGTATTTCAATGTATTTTGGAAATTCGTTTGATAACGCCAAAATATTATTTGCAACGGTAGGTGTCTCTTTTGCATTGATAAAAGTATCGGTTTATTCGTTAATTGGAACGGTTACCGAAAGTCAGAAGGAACATAACGCTTTAATGAGCAGTATTGAAGGCGTTTTTATGATCGGAATCGCATTGGCTTATTTTTTGTTTCCGGCTTTTAATGACGAAAGTAACCCGGATTCCTGGTTAAATGTCTATTGGTTTCTGGCCGGATTATCATTGCTTTCTTTTTTGTTTCTGTTTTTTACCAAATTTGAAGAAACTAAGGTAACTGCGGGAGCAAATTTTACAGATGATTTTTTACAAATGTTTAAATTGATCGCAAAAACACTTACAGTTGTTTTTGTAATCAGCGTTTTTCTATTTGTAATGATCGAGCAGGGAATACTTTCCTGGCTGCCAACCTTTAATACCAAAGTACTTCATTTACCGGAAAACATCAGTATAATGATGGCCAGTATTCTGGCGATATCATTGGCGATCGGGAGGCTTGTTGCCGGAATCGTTACCAAAAAGATTAATTGGATTTGGGTACTAAGTTTTTGCGTGGTAGCAGCCATGTTGATTGTCTATTTTGTGCTGCCCAATGTAGTTGGACTTGAAGTAAAAAATATTAATTCACTTTCAGATATTCCGCTTATTGGATTTGCTTTTCCACTTATCGGGTTGTTTATAGCACCAATTTATCCTTTACTGAATTCAATTGTACTCAGTTCATTACCCAAAAATCTGCAAAGTTCAATGACAGGATTAATTGTTATTTTTTCTGCTCTTGGAGGTACATTAGGCTCGCGTATAACAGGTTGGTTATTTAAAAATGAAGGCCCGGAGAAAGCCTTTTATTTCACGTTGATACCAATGTTTTTATTATTGATCTCCTTTTTTATTCTCAAAAAAATTACTTCGAAAAATGAAATTTAA
- a CDS encoding alpha,alpha-trehalase — MKFKLHINQTLSQLLAQEDTDGDKKITIDDKGPKSFSLQDDKGNSIAIKGTYQLSNLLQELALSKKTNVEFAEINLADITEDPVKRISRKIKDLYWNGLTRTIDAAGVKKILEDDKIENAISYLYVPAGDTTAFTYFKNLEAANPTLKVVQLPEVISPEYVLSLNKKPGILALALQTKNDTTDGVPFVVPGGRFNEMYGWDSYFIAMGLLIDDKIDLALGMAENFKYQIDHYGKILNANRSYYLTRTQPPLYTSLIVDIIQKSNPEISWVERHLKTAIKEYQTVWMEQGKRLTPNGLNRYKAEGIGLPFEVEEGHFDDILEKYAPKYKLSTRAFEKKYLEREILDADLDHYFTHDRSMRESGHDTTNRLVGICADLNTVAINSLLYKYETDIAFLIETVFKDDFQYNENTRYSSDYWRKKAAQRKEKINELCWNEANGLYLDYNFELKEQHYFEAATTFYPLWAKICTQEQAATLVQKTLPKFKMKGGIAGSTKSSIATVTENDPTRQWDYPFGWAPHQILLWKGLLNYNFQEETQEMVYRWLWLITRNAVDYNGTIPEKFDLSISSHKIFAEYGNVGTEFNYITEEGFGWMNASYQFGLTLLKPHLKEKLSDLVDPDILF; from the coding sequence ATGAAATTTAAATTACATATCAATCAGACGCTTAGTCAACTATTGGCTCAGGAAGACACTGATGGCGACAAGAAGATAACCATTGATGATAAGGGACCAAAAAGCTTTTCATTGCAAGATGATAAAGGAAATTCGATTGCCATTAAAGGAACGTATCAGCTTTCGAATTTGTTGCAGGAATTGGCATTGTCCAAAAAGACGAATGTTGAATTTGCCGAAATCAACTTAGCCGATATTACAGAAGATCCGGTAAAAAGAATCTCCCGAAAAATTAAGGATTTATATTGGAACGGGCTTACCAGAACGATCGATGCTGCAGGAGTAAAAAAGATTTTGGAGGATGATAAAATAGAAAATGCGATTTCGTATTTATATGTACCAGCCGGAGACACAACAGCTTTTACTTATTTCAAAAATTTAGAAGCAGCAAATCCTACTTTAAAAGTGGTTCAGTTGCCTGAGGTTATTTCACCGGAATATGTTTTATCATTGAATAAAAAACCCGGTATTTTAGCCTTAGCGCTGCAAACTAAGAACGATACAACCGATGGAGTCCCTTTTGTAGTTCCCGGTGGAAGGTTTAATGAAATGTACGGTTGGGACAGTTATTTTATTGCCATGGGGCTTCTGATTGATGACAAAATTGATTTGGCACTTGGCATGGCCGAAAACTTTAAATACCAGATTGATCATTATGGGAAAATCTTAAATGCCAATCGCAGTTATTATTTAACCCGAACTCAGCCGCCTTTATATACCTCATTGATTGTTGACATTATCCAAAAGTCCAATCCCGAGATTTCATGGGTTGAAAGGCACTTAAAAACAGCCATAAAAGAATACCAAACAGTTTGGATGGAGCAGGGGAAAAGGCTTACTCCAAATGGATTAAACCGTTACAAAGCAGAAGGAATTGGACTTCCGTTTGAGGTCGAGGAAGGACATTTTGATGATATATTAGAAAAGTACGCTCCAAAATACAAGCTTTCGACCAGAGCATTTGAGAAAAAATACCTGGAAAGAGAAATTTTAGATGCCGATCTGGACCATTATTTCACCCATGACAGAAGCATGCGCGAAAGCGGTCACGACACCACAAATCGATTGGTTGGGATTTGTGCCGATTTAAATACGGTAGCCATAAACAGTCTTCTCTATAAATATGAAACTGATATTGCCTTTTTGATTGAAACTGTTTTTAAAGATGATTTCCAGTACAACGAGAACACCCGTTATTCCAGTGATTATTGGAGAAAAAAAGCAGCACAAAGAAAAGAAAAGATCAACGAATTGTGTTGGAATGAAGCTAATGGTCTTTATCTTGACTATAATTTCGAGTTAAAAGAGCAACATTATTTTGAAGCTGCAACAACTTTTTATCCCTTGTGGGCCAAAATATGTACGCAGGAACAAGCTGCCACTTTGGTTCAAAAGACATTGCCTAAATTTAAAATGAAGGGTGGAATTGCCGGAAGTACAAAATCATCTATTGCTACAGTAACCGAAAATGATCCAACAAGGCAATGGGATTATCCTTTTGGCTGGGCTCCGCATCAAATATTATTATGGAAAGGGTTATTGAATTACAATTTTCAGGAAGAAACACAAGAGATGGTCTATCGCTGGTTGTGGCTGATCACGCGAAATGCGGTTGATTACAATGGAACAATTCCCGAAAAATTTGATTTGTCTATAAGTTCCCATAAAATTTTTGCAGAGTACGGAAATGTGGGAACAGAATTTAATTACATCACCGAAGAAGGATTTGGCTGGATGAATGCCTCTTACCAATTTGGACTGACACTTTTAAAACCACATTTAAAAGAAAAATTATCCGATTTAGTGGATCCTGATATTCTATTCTAA
- a CDS encoding Crp/Fnr family transcriptional regulator, which produces MNPLIEKLKTYGDLTVEAERELAGKINYFSKKKNDFLLKQGQIMASLFMLEKGLVRAYFIKNDKEVNSWFGVENVIIGSILPLYAGKPSFENIEFLEDSVVYSIAINDLNELYKTYPELNTIGRKLAEELCIILEERINSLHTEAAEERYLSLITEFPDLLQRINLGHIASYVGVTQETLSRIRKR; this is translated from the coding sequence ATGAATCCATTAATAGAAAAACTAAAGACCTATGGCGATTTAACCGTCGAAGCAGAACGAGAGCTTGCCGGGAAAATCAATTATTTCAGCAAAAAGAAAAATGATTTTCTGTTAAAACAAGGACAAATAATGGCCAGTCTTTTTATGCTTGAAAAAGGTTTGGTAAGAGCCTATTTTATTAAAAATGATAAAGAAGTCAATTCCTGGTTTGGTGTTGAAAATGTAATAATAGGTTCAATTCTTCCTTTGTATGCCGGGAAACCGTCTTTCGAAAATATCGAATTTTTAGAGGACTCTGTGGTATATTCTATTGCAATCAATGACCTGAATGAACTTTATAAAACGTATCCGGAACTCAACACTATTGGAAGAAAACTGGCAGAAGAACTTTGTATTATTCTGGAGGAAAGAATCAATTCATTGCATACAGAAGCTGCAGAAGAACGCTACCTGTCCCTAATTACGGAGTTTCCCGACCTTTTGCAAAGAATAAATTTGGGACACATTGCTTCTTATGTTGGAGTCACTCAGGAAACGTTAAGCAGAATCAGAAAGAGATAG
- a CDS encoding DMT family transporter: MKYVFLGLAIILEIVGSSFLKKSEGFTKLVPSIVTVVAFVTCFYFFSHALKSIPLGFAYAIWAGFGIVLTAIISVILFKQSLDLPAIIGILLIVSGVVIMNVFSKSATH; the protein is encoded by the coding sequence ATGAAATACGTATTCTTGGGCTTAGCCATTATATTAGAAATCGTGGGTTCCAGCTTTCTGAAAAAATCGGAAGGATTTACAAAACTGGTACCAAGTATTGTAACAGTTGTGGCTTTTGTAACTTGTTTTTACTTTTTTTCGCACGCTTTAAAATCGATTCCACTTGGGTTTGCCTATGCGATTTGGGCAGGTTTTGGGATTGTGTTGACGGCGATTATTTCGGTAATTCTCTTTAAACAAAGTCTGGATCTACCGGCAATTATAGGTATACTGCTTATTGTTTCGGGAGTGGTCATAATGAATGTATTTTCGAAATCGGCCACACATTAA
- a CDS encoding TetR/AcrR family transcriptional regulator, which translates to MRIRDIDKEKLVVARAIDQIVQDGFQGFSMNKLAKACNISVATLYIYYKDKDDLIQKIGATVAIDFFSSTIKDFSPEMSFEEGLWIQWVNRADFTMKYPKQVAFFEIIKHSPHGEIILNSTTKFSDFRMIMKQFIDNSLQNNELIPMSFEVFWAIAYGPLYTLLNFHTEGKSLGGKPFVLTDTMMKEAFTATIKALKP; encoded by the coding sequence ATGAGAATAAGAGATATTGATAAAGAAAAACTGGTTGTTGCAAGAGCAATAGATCAAATCGTGCAGGATGGATTTCAGGGTTTCAGTATGAACAAGCTTGCAAAAGCCTGCAATATTTCGGTAGCGACATTATATATTTACTACAAGGACAAAGATGATTTAATTCAGAAAATAGGGGCAACCGTTGCGATTGATTTTTTTTCAAGCACAATTAAAGACTTCTCACCTGAAATGTCTTTTGAAGAAGGATTGTGGATACAATGGGTAAACAGGGCTGATTTTACCATGAAATATCCCAAGCAAGTTGCTTTTTTTGAGATCATTAAACACTCGCCACATGGGGAAATAATATTGAATTCTACCACCAAATTCTCAGATTTCAGAATGATAATGAAACAGTTTATTGATAATAGTTTGCAAAATAATGAACTTATTCCAATGTCTTTTGAAGTTTTTTGGGCTATTGCCTATGGACCATTATATACTTTGTTGAACTTCCATACTGAGGGTAAGAGTTTGGGAGGGAAGCCGTTTGTTCTTACCGATACAATGATGAAAGAAGCTTTTACCGCAACCATAAAAGCTTTAAAACCATGA
- a CDS encoding MFS transporter, producing the protein MEKNTIEAPAFTTHQKIIIAILALLQFTVILDFMVISPLGDILMKTLDMTPSKFGFAVSGYAFSAGISGLLAAGFADKFDRKKLLIFFYTGFIIGTVFCALASTYEMLLLARIVTGLFGGVIGSVSLAIVTDLFVIHQRGRVMGFIQMAFATSQILGIPVGLYFANNWGWHSAFIMIAVLGLLILAAIITQMQPITKHLELQSDKSPFLHLWHTLSNKHYQVGFTAIAFLSVGGFMLQPFGTAFLVNNIHISHLELPLVFFFTGLSVLFIMPLVGKLSDKVSKFKLFAVGSVISVIMILIYTNLNPIPMWEVVVINMVLFMGIMSRMIPATTLNTAIPEMKDRGAYMSITSSLQQIAGGIAAVCAGFIVHQETKTSPLENYDILGYVIAVITLCTVFLMWRVNQLAKAKDKV; encoded by the coding sequence ATGGAAAAAAATACTATAGAAGCTCCTGCTTTTACCACACATCAAAAAATTATTATTGCCATATTGGCGCTTTTACAATTTACCGTTATACTTGATTTTATGGTGATCTCTCCGTTGGGGGATATCCTGATGAAAACACTTGATATGACACCCTCAAAGTTCGGTTTTGCAGTTTCCGGATATGCTTTTAGTGCCGGAATTTCGGGATTACTTGCGGCAGGTTTTGCAGATAAATTTGACCGAAAAAAATTGCTGATTTTCTTTTATACGGGATTCATTATAGGTACCGTTTTCTGTGCGCTGGCCTCAACTTACGAGATGTTACTTTTGGCGAGAATCGTGACAGGACTTTTTGGAGGTGTAATCGGTTCTGTTTCACTGGCAATTGTGACGGATTTGTTTGTAATTCATCAAAGAGGCAGGGTGATGGGATTTATACAAATGGCCTTTGCAACCAGTCAGATTTTGGGAATACCGGTCGGACTCTATTTTGCCAATAACTGGGGATGGCATTCCGCCTTTATTATGATTGCAGTTTTGGGACTATTGATTCTTGCAGCTATTATAACACAAATGCAACCGATCACAAAACATTTGGAACTACAATCAGACAAAAGTCCTTTTCTGCATCTTTGGCATACCTTAAGTAACAAACACTATCAGGTTGGTTTTACTGCCATTGCATTCCTTTCTGTGGGAGGTTTTATGTTACAGCCTTTTGGGACAGCCTTTTTGGTTAATAACATTCATATCAGCCATCTGGAGTTACCACTGGTCTTTTTCTTTACGGGACTTTCTGTACTTTTTATTATGCCTTTAGTTGGGAAATTAAGCGATAAAGTCAGCAAATTTAAGTTGTTTGCAGTTGGATCAGTCATCTCGGTAATTATGATTTTAATTTATACCAATCTTAACCCGATCCCTATGTGGGAAGTAGTAGTGATTAATATGGTATTGTTTATGGGAATCATGAGCCGTATGATTCCGGCAACGACGTTAAACACTGCTATTCCAGAGATGAAAGACCGTGGCGCTTATATGTCTATAACGTCATCGCTACAACAGATTGCCGGTGGTATTGCGGCTGTTTGTGCGGGTTTTATTGTGCATCAGGAAACCAAAACGTCTCCTTTAGAAAACTACGATATATTGGGCTATGTAATTGCGGTTATTACCCTATGTACCGTGTTTTTAATGTGGAGAGTAAATCAATTAGCAAAAGCAAAAGATAAAGTTTAA
- a CDS encoding LacI family DNA-binding transcriptional regulator, which yields MRRITIKDIATEAQVSISTVSFVINGKGEKMAISPAVIKKVQEVAEKLQYRPSMIASSLRTGKTRSIGLIVEDISNQFFADLARVIEDEAKNIDYRVFYCSTGDDDQRCEELVQSLLQANVEGFIITPTKNLEKSIDLLLKLQKPVVLIDRYFANQEVSHVVMDNYEGSYSATKFLINKGRKNIAVVNTKSEMIQMKLREKGYTDALKEEGIYDEALTLHLDYHTDEQSRIDSIAHFFQQNPKIDGVLFLANYMGLAGLQAFRGMGYRIPDDLSVISFDDHDSFKLHTPTISVVAQPINDIGIKSIELLMSQMTDFDSFTVEKVLKKGTLIVRESV from the coding sequence ATGAGAAGAATCACTATTAAAGATATTGCCACCGAGGCCCAAGTGTCTATATCTACTGTATCTTTTGTTATTAACGGAAAAGGCGAGAAGATGGCAATTAGTCCGGCTGTTATAAAAAAAGTTCAAGAGGTTGCCGAAAAGCTTCAGTACCGACCAAGTATGATTGCCAGTAGTCTGAGAACAGGAAAAACGAGATCAATTGGTCTTATTGTAGAAGATATTTCCAATCAGTTTTTTGCTGATTTAGCGAGGGTAATAGAAGACGAAGCGAAAAATATTGATTACAGAGTTTTTTATTGCAGTACCGGAGATGATGATCAACGTTGTGAGGAATTAGTGCAAAGTCTTTTGCAGGCCAATGTGGAGGGGTTTATTATCACACCGACAAAAAATTTAGAAAAAAGTATTGATTTGCTTTTAAAATTGCAAAAGCCGGTAGTTTTAATCGATAGGTATTTTGCCAATCAGGAAGTAAGTCACGTCGTAATGGATAACTATGAAGGTTCTTACTCAGCTACGAAATTTCTAATAAATAAAGGACGCAAAAATATTGCCGTTGTCAATACTAAATCTGAAATGATTCAGATGAAATTAAGGGAAAAGGGTTATACAGATGCCCTGAAAGAAGAAGGGATTTATGATGAAGCCCTGACGCTTCACTTAGATTACCATACTGATGAACAAAGCAGAATCGATTCGATTGCGCATTTTTTTCAGCAAAATCCCAAGATTGACGGTGTTTTATTTTTGGCCAACTATATGGGACTTGCCGGTCTTCAGGCCTTTAGAGGAATGGGGTACAGAATCCCGGATGATCTTTCAGTGATCAGTTTTGATGATCATGATAGTTTCAAATTGCATACGCCAACCATTTCTGTCGTAGCGCAGCCCATAAATGATATTGGGATTAAATCGATTGAGCTCTTAATGAGTCAGATGACAGATTTTGATTCCTTTACCGTAGAGAAAGTACTTAAAAAAGGTACATTGATTGTTAGAGAATCGGTTTAG